Proteins encoded by one window of Actinocorallia herbida:
- the sufD gene encoding Fe-S cluster assembly protein SufD, with translation MGVEVKPVSTLSERASYDVADFAVPTGREEEWRFTPLRRLRGLHDGSAKADGKIVLEVDAAPEVTVETVDREDPRVGSGYVPTDRISAQAYSAFTTATVITVPREAVASAPTIVRLRGEDAGHAAYGHTTVIVEPFGKATIVLDHSGSATYADNVEFVVGEQAQLTVVSVQEWADDAVHVSHQHASLAKDAKFTGFNITLGGDLVRVRPSVSYRGPGGDAELNGVYFVDAGQHLEHRLLADHSVRNCRSRVDYRGALQGEDAHAVWIGDVVIRAEAEGTDTYELNRNLVLTDGTRVDSVPNLEILTGEVAGAGHASASGRLDEEHLFYLQARGIPADEAKRMVVRGYLNQIVQRIEIDELRERVEAKIDAELAL, from the coding sequence ATGGGCGTGGAAGTCAAGCCTGTCTCGACCCTGTCGGAGCGGGCGTCCTACGACGTCGCGGACTTCGCCGTCCCCACGGGCCGCGAGGAGGAGTGGCGGTTCACCCCGCTGCGCCGCCTGCGCGGCCTGCACGACGGCTCGGCCAAGGCCGACGGCAAGATCGTGCTGGAGGTCGACGCGGCCCCCGAGGTGACGGTCGAGACCGTCGACCGCGAGGACCCGCGCGTCGGCTCGGGCTACGTCCCGACCGACCGGATCTCCGCGCAGGCCTACAGCGCGTTCACCACCGCCACCGTGATCACCGTGCCGCGCGAGGCCGTCGCCTCCGCGCCGACGATCGTGCGGCTGCGCGGCGAGGACGCGGGCCACGCGGCCTACGGCCACACCACGGTGATCGTGGAGCCGTTCGGCAAGGCGACCATCGTGCTCGACCACTCCGGTTCGGCCACCTACGCCGACAACGTCGAGTTCGTCGTCGGCGAGCAGGCGCAGCTGACCGTCGTCTCGGTCCAGGAATGGGCCGACGACGCCGTGCACGTCTCGCACCAGCACGCCAGCCTCGCCAAGGACGCGAAGTTCACCGGCTTCAACATCACCCTCGGCGGCGACCTCGTGCGGGTCCGCCCGTCGGTCTCCTACCGTGGCCCCGGCGGCGACGCCGAGCTGAACGGCGTCTACTTCGTGGACGCCGGCCAGCACCTGGAGCACCGCCTCCTGGCCGACCACAGCGTGCGCAACTGCCGTTCGCGGGTCGACTACCGCGGCGCCCTCCAGGGCGAGGACGCGCACGCCGTGTGGATCGGCGACGTGGTCATCCGGGCCGAGGCCGAGGGCACCGACACCTACGAGCTGAACCGCAACCTCGTCCTCACCGACGGCACGCGGGTCGACTCGGTGCCGAACCTGGAGATCCTCACCGGCGAGGTCGCCGGCGCGGGCCACGCCTCGGCGTCCGGCCGCCTGGACGAGGAGCACCTGTTCTACCTCCAGGCCCGCGGCATCCCCGCCGACGAGGCCAAGCGGATGGTCGTGCGCGGCTACCTCAACCAGATCGTCCAGCGGATCGAGATCGACGAGCTGCGCGAGCGGGTGGAGGCCAAGATCGACGCGGAGCTCGCCCTGTGA
- a CDS encoding non-heme iron oxygenase ferredoxin subunit: MSGYVDIGAVAEIAEDTPVVVEIDDVPVVVVKTGGEVFAINDTCSHAEVSLSEGEVYNGTLECWLHGSCFDLRTGKPTNPPATRAVPTYRVKIEDGKVLVNVAEPSEYGES, encoded by the coding sequence GTGAGCGGATACGTCGACATCGGCGCCGTCGCCGAGATCGCCGAGGACACGCCGGTCGTCGTCGAGATCGACGACGTGCCCGTCGTGGTCGTCAAGACCGGCGGCGAGGTGTTCGCGATCAACGACACCTGCTCGCACGCCGAGGTCTCGCTCTCCGAGGGCGAGGTCTACAACGGAACACTGGAGTGCTGGCTGCACGGGTCCTGCTTCGACCTGCGCACCGGCAAGCCCACCAACCCGCCCGCGACGAGGGCGGTGCCCACCTACCGAGTGAAGATCGAGGACGGCAAGGTGCTCGTCAACGTCGCCGAGCCGTCCGAATATGGGGAGTCCTGA
- the sufC gene encoding Fe-S cluster assembly ATPase SufC, with translation MATLEIRDLHVTVADKEILKGVNLTVKAGETHAIMGPNGSGKSTLAYAIAGHPKYTVTSGTVTLDGESVLDMSVDERARAGLFLAMQYPVEVPGVSVANFLRTAVTAVKGEAPKLRVFSKDLKEAMAQLQMDPAFAQRNVNEGFSGGEKKRHEILQLELLKPKIAVLDETDSGLDVDALKVVSEGVNRFSAAGETGVLLITHYTRILRYVKPDFVHVFAHGKVVEEGGPELAEILESEGYEKYVKAGV, from the coding sequence ATGGCCACGCTGGAGATCCGCGACCTGCATGTGACGGTCGCCGACAAGGAGATCCTGAAGGGCGTCAACCTGACGGTGAAGGCTGGGGAGACCCACGCCATCATGGGCCCGAACGGATCGGGCAAGTCCACCCTGGCGTACGCCATCGCGGGGCACCCCAAGTACACCGTCACCTCTGGCACCGTCACCCTGGACGGCGAGTCCGTCCTGGACATGAGCGTCGACGAGCGGGCGCGCGCCGGGCTGTTCCTGGCGATGCAGTACCCGGTCGAGGTTCCGGGCGTGTCGGTCGCGAACTTCCTGCGCACCGCCGTCACCGCGGTCAAGGGCGAGGCGCCCAAGCTCCGGGTCTTCTCCAAGGACCTCAAGGAGGCCATGGCCCAGCTCCAGATGGACCCGGCCTTCGCGCAGCGCAACGTGAACGAGGGCTTCTCCGGCGGCGAGAAGAAGCGCCACGAGATCCTCCAGCTCGAGCTGCTCAAGCCGAAGATCGCGGTGCTCGACGAGACCGACTCCGGCCTCGACGTCGACGCGCTCAAGGTCGTCTCCGAGGGCGTCAACCGGTTCAGCGCCGCGGGCGAGACCGGCGTGCTGCTGATCACCCACTACACCCGGATCCTGCGGTACGTGAAGCCGGACTTCGTCCATGTCTTCGCGCACGGCAAGGTCGTCGAAGAGGGCGGGCCCGAGCTCGCCGAGATCCTCGAGTCCGAGGGTTACGAGAAGTACGTGAAGGCGGGCGTCTGA
- a CDS encoding cysteine desulfurase, with product MSLLAEEIRKDFPILGRTVRNGNPLVYLDSGATSQKPRRVLDAERDFYEKHNAAVHRGAHLLAEEATDAFEAARATIGRFVGAPAGEIVFTKNATEAINLVAYSLSNAATFGPEAARFAVGPGDEIVVTEMEHHANLVPWQELCRRTGATLRWFGLTDDGRLDTSNLEELVNPRTKLVALTQQSNVLGTVNPVSVIAARAHAVGALVLVDGAQSVPHLPVDVAELGADFLVFSGHKMLGPLGIGVLWGRRELLESMPPFITGGSMIEVVQLEQSTYAAPPQRFEAGVPVTAQAVGLAAACDYLNDLGMDRVAAHEHELAAYALESVGSIPGVRIIGPTDTAARGATVSFVVDDIHPHDVGQVLDDDGIAVRVGHHCAWPLCRRFGIPATTRASFYVYNTLSEVDALAEGVRRAQKFFGTV from the coding sequence ATGTCGCTGCTGGCTGAGGAGATCCGGAAGGACTTCCCGATCCTGGGCCGTACGGTCCGGAACGGGAACCCGCTCGTGTACCTGGACTCCGGCGCGACCTCGCAGAAGCCGCGCCGTGTCCTGGACGCCGAGCGCGACTTCTACGAGAAGCACAACGCCGCGGTCCATCGCGGCGCGCACCTGCTGGCCGAGGAGGCCACCGACGCGTTCGAGGCGGCCCGTGCCACCATCGGACGGTTCGTCGGGGCCCCCGCGGGCGAGATCGTGTTCACCAAGAACGCGACCGAGGCGATCAACCTGGTCGCCTACTCGCTGAGCAACGCCGCGACGTTCGGCCCCGAGGCCGCCCGGTTCGCGGTCGGCCCGGGCGACGAGATCGTGGTGACCGAGATGGAGCACCACGCCAACCTCGTCCCGTGGCAGGAGCTGTGCCGCCGCACCGGGGCCACCCTGCGCTGGTTCGGGCTGACCGACGACGGCAGGCTCGACACCTCCAACCTGGAGGAACTGGTCAATCCGCGCACCAAGCTGGTCGCGCTGACCCAGCAGTCGAACGTGCTCGGCACGGTCAACCCGGTCTCGGTGATCGCGGCTCGGGCGCACGCCGTCGGCGCGCTCGTCCTGGTGGACGGCGCCCAGTCGGTGCCGCACCTGCCGGTCGACGTGGCCGAGCTCGGCGCGGACTTCCTGGTCTTCTCCGGCCACAAGATGCTGGGCCCGCTCGGCATCGGCGTGCTGTGGGGGCGCCGGGAGCTGCTGGAGTCGATGCCGCCGTTCATCACGGGCGGTTCGATGATCGAAGTCGTCCAGCTGGAGCAGTCCACCTACGCGGCCCCGCCGCAGCGGTTCGAGGCGGGCGTGCCGGTGACGGCCCAGGCCGTCGGGCTCGCCGCGGCCTGCGACTACCTGAACGATCTCGGCATGGACCGGGTCGCCGCGCACGAGCACGAGCTCGCCGCCTACGCGCTGGAGAGCGTCGGCTCGATCCCGGGCGTCCGGATCATCGGCCCGACCGACACCGCCGCCCGCGGCGCGACCGTCTCCTTCGTGGTGGACGACATCCACCCGCACGACGTCGGCCAGGTCCTCGACGACGACGGCATCGCCGTCCGGGTCGGCCACCACTGCGCCTGGCCGCTGTGCCGCAGGTTCGGAATACCCGCGACCACGCGCGCGTCGTTCTACGTGTACAACACCCTGAGCGAGGTCGACGCCCTGGCCGAGGGCGTCCGGCGAGCGCAGAAGTTCTTCGGGACGGTCTGA
- the sufU gene encoding Fe-S cluster assembly sulfur transfer protein SufU — MQLESMYQEIILDHYRNPQHRGLREPYGAEVHHINPTCGDEITLRVALEGSGDDAVIKDVSYENQGCSISQASASVMSDMIIGRTVKDAMRLGDEFLALMQSRGEIEPDEEVLEDAVAFAGVSKYPARVKCALLGWMAWKDATAQTLEKAS; from the coding sequence GTGCAGCTTGAATCGATGTACCAGGAGATCATCCTGGACCACTACCGCAACCCGCAGCACCGCGGGCTGCGGGAGCCGTACGGCGCCGAGGTCCACCACATCAACCCGACCTGCGGTGACGAGATCACCCTGCGGGTCGCGTTGGAGGGCTCCGGCGACGACGCCGTGATCAAGGACGTCTCCTACGAGAACCAGGGGTGCTCGATCAGCCAGGCCAGTGCCTCGGTGATGAGCGACATGATCATCGGCCGGACGGTGAAGGACGCGATGCGGCTCGGCGACGAGTTCCTCGCCCTCATGCAGTCGCGGGGCGAGATCGAGCCGGACGAGGAGGTGCTGGAGGACGCGGTCGCGTTCGCCGGCGTCTCCAAGTACCCCGCCCGCGTCAAGTGCGCCCTGCTCGGCTGGATGGCCTGGAAGGACGCGACAGCCCAGACCCTGGAGAAGGCATCATGA
- a CDS encoding metal-sulfur cluster assembly factor: protein MTEVNSEAPSSEALPAGEEAVLDALTGGSDEEEQILEALRDVVDPELGINVVDLGLIYGINVDTTEDKKLLTVDMTLTSAACPLTDVIEDQAQSATADLVDELKINWVWLPPWGPDKITEDGREQLRALGFNV from the coding sequence ATGACCGAAGTGAACTCCGAGGCTCCGTCCTCTGAGGCTCTGCCCGCGGGGGAGGAGGCAGTCCTCGACGCCCTCACCGGTGGATCGGACGAGGAAGAGCAGATCCTCGAGGCCCTGCGCGACGTCGTCGACCCCGAACTGGGCATCAACGTCGTCGACCTCGGCCTCATCTACGGCATCAACGTCGACACCACCGAGGACAAGAAGCTCCTCACCGTCGACATGACCCTGACGAGCGCGGCCTGCCCCCTCACCGACGTCATCGAGGACCAGGCCCAGTCCGCCACGGCCGACCTCGTCGACGAGTTGAAGATCAACTGGGTCTGGCTGCCGCCGTGGGGCCCCGACAAGATCACCGAAGACGGCCGCGAACAGCTCCGCGCCCTGGGCTTCAACGTCTGA
- a CDS encoding potassium channel family protein: protein MAENTPVVVIGMGRFGSSIALELTRLGTEVLAIDQRPKTVQALAGELTQIVTADATDIQALRQLGVPDFYRAVVAIGSDIEASILTTSLLVELGVEKIWAKAISRQHGRILERIGANHVVLPEHDMGERVAHLVSGRMLDYVQIDRDYALAKTRPPRELVGVPLGETNLRRKHGVTIVSVKPQGESYTYATEETVLQYDDLILIAGPTTKVERFTDL from the coding sequence TTGGCTGAGAACACCCCCGTCGTCGTCATCGGCATGGGCCGGTTCGGCAGCTCCATCGCGCTGGAACTGACGCGGCTCGGCACCGAGGTGCTCGCGATCGACCAGCGGCCCAAGACCGTCCAGGCCCTCGCCGGCGAGCTCACCCAGATCGTCACCGCCGACGCCACCGACATCCAGGCGCTCCGCCAGCTCGGCGTGCCCGACTTCTACCGGGCCGTCGTCGCCATCGGCAGCGACATCGAGGCGAGCATCCTCACCACCTCGCTCCTGGTCGAGCTCGGCGTGGAGAAGATCTGGGCCAAGGCCATCAGCCGCCAGCACGGCCGCATCCTGGAGCGCATCGGCGCCAACCACGTCGTCCTGCCCGAGCACGACATGGGCGAACGCGTCGCCCACCTCGTCAGCGGCCGCATGCTCGACTACGTCCAGATCGACCGCGACTACGCCCTCGCCAAGACCCGTCCACCCCGCGAACTCGTCGGCGTCCCCCTCGGCGAGACGAACCTGCGCCGCAAACACGGCGTCACCATCGTCAGCGTCAAACCCCAGGGCGAGTCCTACACCTACGCCACCGAGGAGACCGTCCTCCAGTACGACGACCTCATCCTCATCGCGGGCCCCACCACCAAGGTGGAACGCTTCACCGACCTCTAG
- a CDS encoding TrkH family potassium uptake protein gives MRKGFRHPTQVIVGGFGAAVAVGTGLLSLPIASAEGEGAGILTALFTATSSICLTGLAVVATDTHWSIFGEVVIMLLLQAGGLGIMTLATLFALLLSGRLGLRARLLAATENKTLSGSDLRRVIRNVVIFSLATEAVLAAVLATRFVLHYGESVGYGAYLGLFHSVSAFNNGGLALWGDSVVRFAADPWICLPLCFGVIVGGLGFPVVFELARSWRRPVRWSVLTKITVGMTALLLGAGTVVLTVFEWNNPRTLGALDGGGRLLAGFFAAVMPRSGGFNSVDIGAMRPESWLATDILMFIGAGSAGTGGGIKVTTFGLLAFVLLAELRGETSVNVGNRKIPHDTQRQALTIALIGVGVVATSTFALLSIVPHTLDQVLFEVISAFATVGLSTGITSTLPAAGQLLIIFLMFIGRVGPVTLFTALALRERTRLYELPEERPIVG, from the coding sequence ATGCGCAAGGGATTTCGTCATCCGACCCAGGTCATCGTCGGCGGCTTCGGGGCTGCCGTGGCGGTGGGCACGGGCCTGCTCTCGCTGCCGATCGCGTCCGCGGAGGGCGAGGGCGCCGGGATCCTCACCGCGCTGTTCACGGCCACCTCGTCGATCTGCCTGACCGGGCTCGCGGTCGTCGCCACCGACACGCACTGGTCGATCTTCGGCGAGGTCGTGATCATGCTGCTCCTCCAGGCGGGCGGCCTCGGCATCATGACGCTGGCGACGCTCTTCGCGCTGCTGCTGTCCGGCCGGCTCGGCCTGCGCGCCCGACTGCTGGCCGCCACGGAGAACAAGACGCTTTCGGGCAGCGACCTGCGGCGGGTCATCCGGAACGTGGTGATCTTCAGCCTCGCGACGGAGGCGGTGCTCGCCGCCGTCCTCGCCACGCGGTTCGTCCTCCACTACGGCGAGAGCGTCGGGTACGGGGCCTACCTAGGCCTGTTCCACTCGGTCTCGGCCTTCAACAACGGCGGGCTCGCCCTGTGGGGCGACAGCGTCGTCCGATTCGCCGCCGACCCCTGGATCTGCCTGCCCCTGTGCTTCGGCGTGATCGTCGGCGGACTCGGCTTCCCCGTCGTGTTCGAACTCGCCCGCTCCTGGCGGCGGCCGGTCCGCTGGTCGGTGCTCACCAAGATCACCGTCGGGATGACGGCGCTGCTCCTCGGCGCGGGGACCGTCGTCCTCACCGTCTTCGAGTGGAACAACCCGCGCACCCTGGGCGCCCTCGACGGCGGCGGCAGGCTCCTCGCCGGGTTCTTCGCCGCGGTCATGCCCCGCTCCGGCGGCTTCAACAGCGTCGACATCGGCGCGATGCGGCCGGAGAGCTGGCTCGCCACCGACATCCTCATGTTCATCGGCGCGGGCAGCGCGGGCACCGGCGGGGGCATCAAGGTCACCACCTTCGGGCTGCTGGCGTTCGTGCTCCTCGCCGAACTGCGCGGCGAGACCAGCGTCAACGTCGGCAACCGCAAGATCCCGCACGACACCCAGCGGCAGGCCCTCACCATCGCGCTCATCGGCGTCGGCGTCGTGGCCACCAGCACCTTCGCGCTGCTCTCGATCGTGCCGCACACCCTGGACCAGGTACTGTTCGAGGTCATCTCGGCCTTCGCGACCGTCGGCCTGTCCACCGGCATCACCTCGACGCTCCCCGCGGCAGGGCAACTGCTGATCATCTTCCTGATGTTCATCGGCCGCGTCGGCCCCGTCACCCTGTTCACCGCGCTCGCCCTGCGGGAACGGACCCGACTGTACGAACTACCGGAGGAGCGACCGATCGTTGGCTGA
- a CDS encoding NAD(P)-dependent oxidoreductase, which produces MDVAVLGTGIMGEPMARNLLKAGHRVRVWNRTKEKTEALAKEGAYAAPTPPEAVAGAEIVFTVLYDGDAALDVMRQAAPGLRPGALWVQSSTASLDDVDLLSGFANDNGLVYVDAPVLGTRAPAEAGQLTVLCAAPDTVWTTLEPVFEAIGSRTIWIDDHVGAATRLKLVINSWVLALNNAVGETLALAKGLGVEPRQFLDAIAGGGLDAGYLRMKADVIMRGELSPPSFAVETAAKDNRLILAAAEEAGVKLDLAEAGAERFRRAADQGHGRDDMAASYFASFS; this is translated from the coding sequence ATGGACGTGGCGGTGCTGGGGACGGGGATCATGGGCGAGCCGATGGCCCGCAACCTGCTCAAGGCCGGGCACCGGGTCCGGGTCTGGAACCGGACGAAGGAGAAGACCGAGGCGCTGGCCAAGGAGGGCGCTTATGCGGCGCCGACACCGCCCGAGGCGGTCGCGGGGGCCGAGATCGTGTTCACGGTCCTGTACGACGGCGACGCGGCCCTGGACGTCATGCGGCAGGCCGCGCCGGGGCTGCGGCCGGGCGCGCTGTGGGTGCAGTCATCGACGGCCTCCCTGGACGACGTGGACCTGCTCTCCGGGTTCGCCAACGACAACGGCCTGGTCTATGTGGACGCGCCCGTGCTGGGCACCAGGGCCCCGGCAGAGGCGGGCCAGCTGACGGTCCTGTGCGCCGCGCCCGACACCGTCTGGACGACGCTGGAGCCGGTGTTCGAGGCGATCGGCTCGCGCACGATCTGGATCGACGACCACGTGGGGGCCGCGACCCGGCTCAAACTCGTCATCAACTCCTGGGTGCTGGCGCTGAACAACGCGGTGGGGGAGACCCTCGCCCTCGCCAAGGGCCTGGGCGTCGAGCCCCGGCAGTTCCTCGACGCGATCGCCGGGGGCGGCCTGGACGCCGGCTACCTGCGGATGAAGGCCGACGTGATCATGCGCGGGGAGTTGTCACCGCCGAGCTTCGCGGTGGAGACCGCGGCCAAGGACAACCGGCTCATCCTCGCCGCCGCCGAGGAGGCAGGGGTCAAGCTCGACCTCGCCGAGGCGGGCGCCGAGCGGTTCCGCCGCGCCGCGGATCAGGGACACGGCCGCGACGACATGGCCGCGTCCTACTTCGCGTCCTTCTCCTGA
- a CDS encoding DoxX family protein — translation MPSRLHDLAALLARTAVGVVFVAHGWLKIEDGVTATAAEFDRMGVPLAKAAAVYSTFAELLGGAALIVGLGLPVVGIALFLDMAGAFVFVHVDQGLSAPAGFELVIVLGLASLLFAAGGGGGLTLDRALGVRRARKEEIAEFLPPEDGPDGPAPYLPKRAGPSEAPEPEAVADVPASARDTVPEIPAPSAPAAPSGAASSGAASGDVVVARARRGRARGGQEKDAK, via the coding sequence ATGCCGAGCCGTCTGCACGACCTGGCCGCCCTGCTCGCCCGGACCGCCGTCGGCGTCGTCTTCGTGGCGCACGGCTGGCTGAAGATCGAGGACGGGGTCACCGCGACCGCGGCCGAGTTCGACCGGATGGGCGTGCCGCTGGCCAAGGCCGCCGCCGTCTACTCGACGTTCGCCGAGCTCCTCGGCGGGGCCGCCCTCATCGTCGGCCTCGGGCTGCCCGTCGTCGGGATCGCGCTGTTCCTCGACATGGCGGGCGCGTTCGTGTTCGTCCATGTCGACCAGGGGCTGAGCGCGCCGGCGGGCTTCGAGCTGGTCATCGTCCTCGGGCTGGCGAGCCTGCTGTTCGCGGCGGGCGGGGGCGGGGGGCTCACCCTGGACCGGGCGCTGGGCGTGCGGCGGGCGCGCAAGGAGGAGATCGCGGAGTTCCTGCCGCCGGAGGACGGGCCGGACGGGCCCGCGCCGTACCTGCCGAAGCGGGCCGGGCCCTCCGAGGCCCCCGAGCCGGAGGCCGTGGCGGACGTCCCGGCATCGGCTCGCGACACCGTGCCGGAGATTCCCGCCCCGTCGGCTCCCGCCGCGCCTTCGGGTGCGGCTTCTTCGGGTGCCGCTTCGGGTGATGTGGTGGTCGCGCGGGCGCGGCGCGGCCGGGCGCGCGGCGGTCAGGAGAAGGACGCGAAGTAG
- a CDS encoding AIM24 family protein gives MGYPPQPPYDPYGQQPGYGQQPYGQPGQPGYGQPAPYGQQPGYPAQYPPPGAVPPQGGAVGGPLPSVATFNAATLPSDDNVNPYAFSVNLNGKWFIQKGKMIAYYGQIRFAALSAGPLDALVAGHFHSPLYAHDWVVAEGQGKLLLGDRGFDLNSYDLEDGNLTVRAANLLAFDPSLSLKQSIIPGFLTLVGSGKFIASSNGPVHFVEPPIRVDPQAVLGWADVPTPFHHYDHGAVRGVLGQARAVFGMRPSSGEEHQFEFSGAGTVLMQSSEKVTESPAQLRELEGQLGLLGVGGLQRMQQVIAQRLAAEQRHD, from the coding sequence ATGGGCTACCCGCCTCAGCCCCCGTACGACCCGTACGGCCAGCAGCCCGGATACGGCCAGCAGCCTTACGGCCAGCCGGGCCAGCCCGGGTACGGGCAGCCCGCGCCCTACGGGCAGCAGCCCGGATACCCGGCCCAGTACCCGCCGCCCGGCGCGGTCCCGCCGCAGGGGGGCGCGGTCGGCGGCCCGCTCCCCTCGGTCGCGACCTTCAACGCCGCGACCCTCCCGAGCGACGACAACGTCAACCCCTACGCCTTCTCGGTGAACCTCAACGGCAAGTGGTTCATCCAGAAGGGCAAGATGATCGCCTACTACGGGCAGATCAGGTTCGCGGCGCTCTCCGCCGGGCCGCTGGACGCGCTCGTCGCCGGGCACTTCCACTCGCCGCTGTACGCGCACGACTGGGTCGTCGCCGAGGGCCAGGGCAAGCTCCTGCTCGGCGACCGGGGGTTCGACCTCAACTCCTACGACCTGGAGGACGGCAACCTGACGGTCCGGGCCGCCAACCTGCTGGCGTTCGACCCGTCGCTGAGCCTCAAGCAGTCGATCATCCCCGGGTTCCTCACCCTCGTCGGCTCCGGCAAGTTCATCGCGTCCTCCAACGGGCCGGTGCACTTCGTCGAGCCGCCGATCCGGGTCGACCCGCAGGCGGTGCTCGGCTGGGCCGACGTGCCCACCCCGTTCCACCACTACGACCACGGCGCGGTGCGCGGCGTGCTCGGCCAGGCGCGCGCGGTGTTCGGGATGCGGCCGTCCTCCGGCGAGGAGCACCAGTTCGAGTTCAGCGGGGCGGGCACCGTGCTCATGCAGTCCTCGGAGAAGGTCACCGAGTCGCCCGCCCAGCTGCGCGAACTCGAGGGCCAGCTCGGGCTGCTGGGCGTCGGCGGGCTCCAGCGGATGCAGCAGGTCATCGCCCAGCGGCTCGCGGCGGAGCAGCGGCACGATTGA
- a CDS encoding AIM24 family protein: MPGYSAINKKMIQVPIGPGHEVYSKRGAMLAYVGAVTFTGSVTAGAGVGGMLGRTLAGENTGMMHVTGQGSAMFGHHGLYVEVVELQGDTLYAEADRLLVHDASLQRGTMFLGEQGGLSGVIRGQMTGQGLFTTTLTGQGSLALLSHGGVIQLPVQPGRPVYVDPQAYVGHRGQIQNRLKTSVGVRDLIGRGSGEGFQLELSGQGVVYVQASERKI; encoded by the coding sequence ATGCCCGGCTACAGCGCGATCAACAAGAAGATGATCCAGGTCCCGATCGGACCCGGCCACGAGGTGTACTCCAAGCGCGGCGCGATGCTCGCCTACGTCGGCGCGGTCACCTTCACCGGCTCGGTGACGGCGGGGGCGGGCGTCGGCGGGATGCTCGGCCGCACCCTCGCGGGCGAGAACACCGGCATGATGCACGTGACGGGCCAGGGCAGCGCCATGTTCGGCCACCACGGCCTGTACGTGGAGGTCGTCGAGCTCCAGGGCGACACCCTGTACGCCGAGGCCGACCGGCTGCTGGTCCACGACGCCTCGCTCCAGCGCGGCACGATGTTCCTCGGCGAGCAGGGCGGGCTGTCGGGCGTCATCCGCGGCCAGATGACCGGGCAGGGCCTGTTCACCACGACCCTCACCGGGCAGGGCTCGCTCGCGCTGCTGTCGCACGGCGGCGTCATCCAGCTCCCGGTGCAGCCGGGCCGCCCCGTCTACGTCGACCCGCAGGCCTACGTCGGGCACCGCGGCCAGATCCAGAACCGGCTCAAGACCTCCGTCGGCGTGCGCGACCTCATCGGGCGCGGCTCGGGCGAGGGTTTCCAGCTCGAGCTGTCCGGCCAGGGCGTGGTGTACGTCCAGGCCAGCGAGAGGAAGATCTGA
- a CDS encoding AIM24 family protein, translating to MAQYRMSGSNMLAVDLRGETIRALNGSMVAYEGQMTFKRQGMTGGEGLMGAVRRRVAGESITLMEITGQGTVYLAHEATEINLVPLQGDTLLVESTSLLALDGQLQTGVQFTGLRGMSTGQGLATTKVEGHGTVAILSDGPAIALEVTAQQPLHVDPQAYVAHRGQLQQEFVTDVNWRTVLGQGSGESFQLRFTGHGLVYIQPAERSGGLAAEV from the coding sequence GTGGCGCAGTATCGGATGAGCGGCTCCAACATGCTGGCCGTCGACCTCAGGGGCGAGACGATCCGCGCCCTGAACGGGTCGATGGTCGCCTACGAGGGCCAGATGACGTTCAAACGGCAGGGCATGACCGGCGGCGAGGGCCTGATGGGCGCGGTGCGCCGCAGGGTCGCCGGCGAGTCCATCACCCTCATGGAGATCACCGGCCAGGGCACGGTCTACCTGGCCCACGAGGCGACCGAGATCAATCTCGTGCCGCTCCAGGGCGACACGCTGCTCGTGGAGTCGACCAGCCTGCTCGCCCTCGACGGGCAGCTCCAGACCGGCGTGCAGTTCACCGGGCTGCGCGGGATGAGCACCGGGCAGGGTCTGGCCACCACCAAGGTCGAGGGCCACGGGACCGTCGCGATCCTCTCCGACGGGCCCGCGATCGCGCTCGAGGTGACGGCGCAGCAGCCCCTGCACGTGGACCCGCAGGCGTACGTGGCGCACCGCGGGCAGCTCCAGCAGGAGTTCGTGACCGACGTGAACTGGCGCACCGTGCTCGGGCAGGGCTCGGGCGAGAGCTTCCAACTGCGCTTCACCGGCCACGGGCTGGTCTACATCCAGCCCGCCGAGCGCAGCGGCGGACTGGCGGCGGAGGTCTGA
- a CDS encoding ABC transporter permease produces the protein MWLAPERRGRHGWLVPVFAILAGVGVAAFLAYRDQMTAGLIAGGVLLAYGVQLAYRRDERGLALSESFGRGRRGGAHLRAAAMTGDVLVAGLVAAVVVQALRGAELGPLPYLAAVAGGTYLVSVVVARDF, from the coding sequence ATGTGGCTTGCTCCGGAACGCCGTGGTCGGCATGGATGGCTGGTACCGGTCTTCGCGATACTCGCGGGCGTGGGCGTCGCGGCCTTCCTGGCGTACCGCGACCAGATGACCGCCGGGCTGATCGCGGGCGGGGTGCTCCTCGCCTATGGCGTCCAGCTCGCTTACCGCAGGGACGAGCGGGGGCTCGCGCTCAGCGAGTCGTTCGGCCGGGGCCGCCGCGGCGGCGCCCATCTGCGGGCCGCCGCGATGACCGGCGACGTGCTGGTCGCCGGGCTGGTCGCGGCGGTGGTGGTGCAGGCGCTGCGCGGCGCGGAACTCGGCCCGCTGCCCTATCTCGCGGCGGTCGCCGGGGGCACCTATCTCGTCTCGGTCGTCGTCGCACGAGACTTCTGA